One window from the genome of Actinoplanes teichomyceticus ATCC 31121 encodes:
- a CDS encoding Lrp/AsnC family transcriptional regulator, which produces MSDLPKDVRGLDHIDLELLSLLRADGRLPNNALAERVGIAPSTCLTRIRRLREIGAIRGFHADVDPAWMGRPIQAMIAVRIRSDARDAIGKFAESLAGIPAVRDVYFISGDYDFLLHVAAADVDDLRSVITERLSGTRLVAGTETYLIFEHRRGS; this is translated from the coding sequence ATGAGCGACTTGCCGAAGGATGTTCGAGGTCTCGATCACATCGATCTCGAACTGCTGAGCCTGCTGCGCGCCGACGGCCGCCTGCCGAACAACGCGCTCGCCGAGCGGGTCGGCATCGCCCCGTCCACGTGCCTCACCCGGATCCGCCGGCTGCGCGAGATCGGCGCGATCCGCGGCTTCCACGCCGACGTCGACCCGGCCTGGATGGGCCGCCCCATCCAGGCGATGATCGCGGTCCGGATCCGTTCCGACGCGCGCGACGCGATCGGCAAGTTCGCCGAATCCCTGGCCGGCATCCCAGCGGTGCGCGACGTGTATTTCATCTCCGGCGACTACGACTTCCTCCTGCATGTCGCGGCCGCCGACGTCGACGACCTGCGCTCGGTGATCACCGAACGGCTCAGCGGGACACGGCTGGTCGCGGGCACCGAGACATACCTGATCTTCGAGCACCGCCGGGGCAGCTGA
- the ald gene encoding alanine dehydrogenase, translated as MHIGVPKEVKNHEYRVAITPAGVVEARRHGHEVIVQAGAGAGSAITDEDYLAAGARILPDADSVWDAADMILKVKEPIAEEYHRLRAGQILFTYLHLAADRAGTEALLNSGTTAIAYETVQLPDGSLPLLAPMSEVAGRLAPQVGAFSLMRNSGGRGVLPGGVPGVAPAKITVIGGGVSGANAATIALGLGADVTVLDLSIPRLRQLDAQFGGRVRTLVSSQYAIEQSVIEADMVIGAVLVPGAKAPTLVGNDLVKRMKPGSVLVDIAIDQGGCFEDSRPTTHEDPVYRVHESVFYCVANMPGAVPNTSTYALTNATLPYVLRLADSGWKEALRADRALALGLNTHAGLLTNDLVGSALGLPTESVDSVLAA; from the coding sequence ATGCACATCGGCGTGCCGAAAGAGGTCAAGAACCACGAGTACCGGGTGGCGATCACGCCCGCGGGCGTGGTGGAGGCCAGGCGCCACGGGCACGAGGTGATCGTGCAGGCCGGCGCCGGGGCGGGCTCGGCGATCACCGATGAGGACTACCTGGCGGCCGGCGCCCGGATCCTGCCGGACGCCGACTCGGTCTGGGACGCGGCGGACATGATCCTCAAGGTCAAGGAGCCGATCGCCGAGGAGTACCACCGGCTGCGCGCCGGCCAGATCCTCTTCACCTACCTGCACCTGGCCGCCGACCGGGCGGGCACCGAGGCTCTGCTGAACAGCGGGACCACCGCCATCGCGTACGAGACGGTCCAGCTGCCGGACGGCTCCCTGCCGCTGCTGGCACCGATGTCCGAGGTGGCCGGACGGCTCGCCCCGCAGGTCGGCGCGTTCAGCCTGATGCGCAACAGCGGCGGGCGCGGTGTCCTGCCGGGCGGGGTGCCCGGGGTGGCGCCCGCGAAGATCACCGTGATCGGCGGCGGTGTCTCCGGCGCGAACGCCGCGACCATCGCGCTGGGCCTGGGCGCCGACGTGACCGTGCTCGACCTGAGCATCCCGCGGCTGCGGCAGCTCGACGCCCAGTTCGGCGGCCGGGTCCGGACGCTGGTCTCCAGCCAGTACGCCATCGAGCAGTCGGTGATCGAGGCGGACATGGTGATCGGCGCGGTGCTGGTGCCCGGCGCGAAGGCGCCCACCCTGGTCGGCAACGACCTGGTGAAGCGGATGAAGCCGGGATCGGTGCTGGTGGACATCGCGATCGACCAGGGCGGCTGCTTCGAGGACTCGCGCCCGACCACCCACGAGGACCCGGTCTACCGGGTGCACGAGTCGGTCTTCTACTGCGTGGCGAACATGCCCGGGGCGGTGCCGAACACCTCGACGTACGCCCTGACCAACGCCACCCTGCCGTACGTCCTGCGGCTGGCCGACTCGGGCTGGAAGGAGGCGCTGCGGGCCGACCGGGCGCTGGCCCTGGGCCTCAACACGCACGCCGGTCTCCTCACCAACGACCTCGTCGGCTCCGCGCTCGGCCTCCCCACCGAGAGCGTCGACTCGGTCCTCGCGGCCTGA
- a CDS encoding MetQ/NlpA family ABC transporter substrate-binding protein, producing MRRRSLAAALAAASLVLGLAACGSSDDSGDAKSDTLKVGVSPVPHAEILQYVKDNLAAKEGLKLDIVSFNDYVQPNVALKEKQLDANYFQHIPYLEEEVASKGYKFTALKPVHIEPLGVYSKKVKSLAEVPSGGVVAIPNDPSNSGRALNLLAKNGLITLKEGVGVKATQKDIASNPKNLEFKSLEAAQLPRSLEDTALSVINGNYAIETGLKPATDALALETADDNPYANLVVVRTGDENDPRVVKLEKLLHSAEVKKFITDKYQGSVLPAF from the coding sequence ATGCGCCGCCGTTCCCTCGCCGCCGCCCTGGCCGCCGCCTCCCTCGTACTGGGGCTGGCCGCGTGCGGCTCCTCCGACGACTCCGGTGACGCGAAGTCGGACACCCTCAAGGTGGGCGTCAGCCCGGTCCCGCACGCCGAGATCCTTCAGTACGTGAAGGACAACCTGGCCGCCAAGGAGGGCCTGAAGCTGGACATCGTCAGCTTCAACGACTACGTCCAGCCGAACGTCGCCCTCAAGGAGAAGCAGCTCGACGCCAACTACTTCCAGCACATTCCGTACCTGGAGGAGGAGGTCGCGTCGAAGGGCTACAAGTTCACCGCGCTCAAGCCGGTGCACATCGAGCCGCTCGGCGTGTACTCCAAGAAGGTCAAGAGCCTGGCCGAGGTGCCGTCCGGCGGCGTCGTGGCCATCCCGAACGACCCGTCCAACTCGGGCCGGGCGCTCAACCTGCTCGCCAAGAACGGCCTGATCACCCTCAAGGAGGGCGTCGGCGTCAAGGCGACCCAGAAGGACATCGCCAGCAACCCGAAGAACCTGGAGTTCAAGTCGCTGGAGGCGGCCCAGCTGCCGCGCAGCCTCGAGGACACCGCGCTCTCGGTGATCAACGGCAACTACGCGATCGAGACCGGCCTGAAGCCGGCCACCGACGCGCTGGCGCTGGAGACCGCGGACGACAACCCGTACGCGAACCTGGTCGTCGTCCGCACCGGTGACGAGAACGACCCGCGGGTCGTCAAGCTGGAGAAGCTGCTGCACTCCGCCGAGGTCAAGAAGTTCATCACCGACAAGTACCAGGGCTCGGTCCTGCCGGCCTTCTGA
- a CDS encoding methionine ABC transporter permease codes for MTWSEVFELLGPASEETAWMVGVASLFTAIGGLLIGVLFVLTERGGLLPAPPLNALLGMIVNLGRSIPFLILMVSITPFTRLVVGTSIGTDAAIVPLIVGAIPFFARIVETALHEVPADVVAAATAMGAGRGTIVGKVLLREGLPGLISGFTITIIAITGYSAMAGSVGGGGLGALAIDYGYNRFEGKVMIATVVVLVVFVQLIQMVGDLLARRLSHR; via the coding sequence GTGACCTGGTCCGAAGTGTTCGAGCTGCTCGGCCCGGCGTCGGAGGAGACCGCCTGGATGGTCGGCGTCGCCTCGCTGTTCACCGCGATCGGCGGCCTGCTGATCGGCGTGCTGTTCGTGCTGACCGAGCGCGGCGGCCTGCTGCCGGCGCCGCCGCTGAACGCGCTGCTCGGGATGATCGTCAACCTCGGCCGCTCGATCCCGTTCCTGATCCTGATGGTGTCGATCACCCCGTTCACCCGGCTGGTGGTCGGCACCAGCATCGGCACGGACGCGGCGATCGTTCCGCTGATCGTCGGCGCCATCCCGTTCTTCGCCCGGATCGTGGAGACCGCGCTGCACGAGGTGCCCGCGGACGTGGTCGCCGCGGCCACCGCGATGGGCGCCGGCCGCGGCACCATCGTCGGCAAGGTGCTGCTCCGCGAGGGCCTGCCCGGCCTGATCTCCGGCTTCACCATCACGATCATCGCCATCACCGGGTACTCCGCGATGGCCGGCTCGGTCGGCGGCGGCGGCCTCGGCGCCCTCGCGATCGACTACGGCTACAACCGGTTCGAGGGCAAGGTCATGATCGCGACGGTCGTGGTACTGGTGGTCTTCGTCCAGCTCATCCAGATGGTGGGCGATCTCCTCGCCCGCCGGCTCTCCCACCGATAA
- a CDS encoding methionine ABC transporter ATP-binding protein, protein MIEISGLRKTYRSRQRSVAAVDGVDLSVGEGEVYGVLGRSGAGKSTLLRCVNMLERPDAGTVTVGGVELTRLRRRELRLARHRIGMIHQHFALLSSRTVAGNVAFALEVTGVPRAERRARVAELLELVGLADRADAYPAQLSGGQKQRVGIARALAARPQVLLSDEATSALDPETTDSILRLLLDLNRRLGLTILLITHEMAVVKRICTSAAIMRDGRFVESGAVGDLLQRPGSELARDLFPLEGPTELPGATVVDVTVSGADADAPLIAELARRFDTDVRILGGAVETLAATRAGRWRLALPGGPDENSAALEFLRSRGAGVGVAS, encoded by the coding sequence GTGATTGAGATTAGCGGTCTTCGTAAGACGTACCGCTCCCGACAACGGTCCGTGGCCGCGGTCGACGGAGTCGACCTGAGCGTCGGCGAGGGCGAGGTCTACGGCGTCCTCGGGCGCAGCGGCGCGGGCAAGAGCACGCTGCTGCGCTGCGTCAACATGCTGGAACGACCCGACGCCGGCACGGTCACCGTGGGCGGGGTCGAGCTGACCCGGCTGCGTCGCCGCGAGCTGCGCCTGGCCCGGCACCGGATCGGGATGATCCATCAGCACTTCGCGCTGCTGTCCTCGCGCACCGTGGCCGGGAACGTGGCGTTCGCCCTGGAGGTGACCGGGGTGCCGCGCGCCGAGCGCCGGGCCCGGGTCGCCGAGCTGCTCGAACTCGTCGGGCTCGCCGACCGGGCGGACGCGTACCCGGCGCAGCTCTCCGGCGGCCAGAAGCAGCGGGTCGGCATCGCCCGGGCGCTCGCCGCCCGCCCCCAGGTGCTGCTCTCCGACGAGGCCACCTCGGCGCTCGACCCGGAGACCACCGACTCGATCCTGCGCCTGCTGCTCGACCTCAACCGGCGTCTCGGCCTGACCATCCTGCTGATCACCCACGAGATGGCCGTGGTGAAGCGGATCTGCACGTCCGCCGCGATCATGCGCGACGGCCGGTTCGTCGAGTCCGGCGCGGTCGGCGACCTGCTCCAGCGGCCCGGGTCGGAGCTGGCCCGCGACCTGTTCCCGCTGGAGGGCCCGACCGAGCTGCCCGGCGCGACGGTCGTCGACGTCACGGTCAGCGGCGCCGACGCGGACGCCCCGCTCATCGCCGAACTGGCCCGCCGCTTCGACACCGACGTGCGCATCCTCGGCGGCGCGGTGGAGACGCTGGCCGCCACCCGGGCCGGACGCTGGCGGCTCGCGCTGCCCGGCGGGCCGGACGAGAACAGCGCGGCCCTGGAGTTCCTGCGCAGCCGCGGCGCGGGTGTGGGGGTGGCGTCGTGA
- a CDS encoding response regulator transcription factor: MAGVIRVLIVDDDPLVRVGLSLVLGAGADLRLVGEAGDGAEAVELVRRLRPDVVLMDIRMPRMDGLAATGEIRRAGPDPAVIVLTTFDTDEHLLGALRLGANGFLLKDIAPEAILDAVRRAAAGESILAPSVLPRLIGHAVGRDRAPAAADERAERARARLRRLSEREREVAEAVATGSSNAEISAGLHISVPTVKAYVSRLLEKLDCANRVQVAILVHEARR, from the coding sequence GTGGCCGGTGTGATCCGGGTACTGATCGTTGACGACGACCCACTGGTCCGGGTGGGCCTGTCGCTGGTGCTGGGCGCGGGAGCGGACCTGCGGCTGGTCGGCGAGGCGGGGGACGGCGCGGAAGCCGTCGAGCTGGTCCGCCGGCTGCGCCCGGACGTGGTGCTGATGGACATCCGGATGCCGCGGATGGACGGGCTCGCCGCGACCGGCGAGATCCGGCGGGCCGGACCGGACCCGGCGGTGATCGTGCTGACCACTTTCGACACCGACGAGCACCTGCTCGGGGCCCTGCGGCTGGGCGCGAACGGCTTCCTGCTCAAGGACATCGCGCCGGAGGCGATTCTGGACGCGGTGCGCCGGGCGGCGGCCGGTGAGTCGATCCTGGCGCCGTCGGTGCTGCCCCGGCTGATCGGCCACGCGGTCGGCCGGGACCGGGCGCCGGCCGCCGCGGACGAGCGGGCCGAGCGGGCGCGCGCCCGGCTGCGGCGGCTCAGCGAGCGGGAACGCGAGGTCGCCGAGGCGGTGGCCACCGGCAGCTCGAACGCCGAGATCTCCGCCGGGCTGCACATCAGCGTGCCGACCGTGAAGGCGTACGTGTCGCGGCTGCTGGAGAAACTGGACTGCGCCAACCGGGTGCAGGTCGCCATCCTGGTGCACGAGGCGCGCCGGTGA
- a CDS encoding sensor histidine kinase, whose amino-acid sequence MIRTERAAARVFDVVAILAAAFCALVIAADAEAGGRIAGDATFFSLLLAFAASTMLWWRRRHPVAVAAVLAPITAVTDFAGVAALIALYTVITRRRGPVIGVLLALNLLAGVAYSLLRPDPQLPPAAEFVFTLAFLTATVAVAVAMRARRDLIEVLRERATRAEEEARVRAERLRALERERIAREMHDALAHRISMVSLHAGALQIRPDLTPQEVAEAATTIRDSAHQALEDLREILGVLRAGPREPGDGLRPQPGPEQLDDLVTDARAAGVPVDFDNRLAGAPPGAALGRTVYRLVQEGLTNAGKHAPGTTVRVELSRAGDGELHVLIANPVPARPAPAPPGAGAGLLGLTERVDLLGGRLRHGVHRAPDGALTFRLEAWLPWPV is encoded by the coding sequence GTGATCCGGACCGAGCGGGCCGCCGCGCGGGTCTTCGACGTGGTCGCGATCCTGGCGGCGGCATTCTGCGCGCTGGTCATCGCGGCGGACGCCGAGGCGGGCGGCCGGATCGCCGGAGACGCGACGTTCTTCAGCCTGCTGCTCGCCTTCGCGGCCTCGACCATGCTGTGGTGGCGGCGCCGGCATCCGGTCGCCGTGGCCGCCGTGCTCGCGCCCATCACCGCGGTGACCGACTTCGCCGGCGTGGCCGCGCTGATCGCCCTCTACACGGTGATCACCCGGCGGCGCGGCCCGGTGATCGGGGTGCTGCTCGCGCTGAATCTGCTGGCCGGGGTGGCCTACAGCCTGCTGCGCCCGGATCCGCAGCTGCCGCCGGCCGCCGAGTTCGTGTTCACCCTCGCGTTCCTCACCGCGACCGTGGCCGTCGCGGTCGCCATGCGCGCCCGCCGGGACCTGATCGAGGTCCTGCGGGAACGGGCCACGCGAGCCGAGGAGGAGGCCCGGGTCCGCGCCGAGCGGCTGCGCGCGCTGGAACGCGAGCGGATCGCCCGGGAGATGCACGACGCGCTCGCGCACCGGATCTCCATGGTCAGCCTGCACGCCGGCGCGCTGCAGATTCGGCCCGACCTGACCCCGCAGGAGGTGGCCGAGGCGGCGACGACCATCCGCGACAGCGCGCACCAGGCCCTGGAGGACCTGCGGGAGATTCTCGGCGTGCTGCGTGCCGGGCCGCGCGAGCCGGGCGACGGGCTGCGCCCGCAGCCCGGTCCGGAGCAGCTGGACGACCTGGTCACCGACGCGCGGGCGGCCGGTGTGCCGGTGGACTTCGACAACCGGCTGGCCGGGGCCCCGCCCGGCGCCGCCCTCGGCCGCACCGTCTACCGCCTGGTCCAGGAGGGCTTGACCAACGCGGGCAAACACGCTCCGGGTACGACCGTGCGCGTCGAGCTGTCCCGCGCCGGGGACGGCGAGCTGCACGTGCTGATCGCCAATCCGGTCCCGGCCCGTCCGGCCCCGGCCCCACCGGGCGCCGGCGCCGGCCTCCTCGGTCTCACCGAGCGGGTCGACCTGCTCGGCGGCCGCTTACGGCACGGCGTGCACCGTGCCCCGGACGGCGCCCTCACCTTCCGGCTGGAGGCGTGGCTACCGTGGCCGGTGTGA
- a CDS encoding YqeB family protein, producing the protein MTRDTAELGFSPPDRILITFGPAALGLLLTVSVPVAARWVLRLPAPLPFRPVLVALGRVDAWGELAVLGALLVAAGMFAAAALHEHLAHITVTREQVRLGGRVLPRADIAAVHPDGESLVVLDRQSRQAARCVPRARWGVLARTFREFGYPWSDTDPYADLYRPWTGVDELPPEIAAVFAARAVALRKRATEEAGELRATLEKLGYSVRDEGDRQHWRRLVQQ; encoded by the coding sequence ATGACCAGGGACACCGCCGAACTCGGGTTCTCGCCGCCGGACCGCATACTGATCACCTTCGGCCCGGCGGCGCTGGGCCTGCTGCTGACCGTGAGTGTGCCGGTGGCCGCCCGGTGGGTGCTGCGGCTGCCCGCCCCGCTGCCGTTCCGGCCGGTCCTCGTGGCGCTCGGCCGGGTCGACGCGTGGGGGGAGCTCGCCGTGCTCGGGGCGCTCCTGGTCGCGGCCGGGATGTTCGCGGCCGCGGCGCTGCACGAGCACCTGGCGCACATCACGGTCACCCGCGAGCAGGTGCGCCTCGGCGGGCGGGTGCTGCCGCGGGCCGATATCGCGGCCGTGCACCCCGACGGCGAGAGCCTTGTCGTACTCGACCGGCAGTCGCGCCAGGCGGCCCGGTGCGTGCCGCGGGCCCGGTGGGGCGTGCTGGCCCGGACCTTCCGCGAGTTCGGGTATCCGTGGAGCGACACCGACCCGTACGCGGACCTCTACCGCCCGTGGACCGGCGTCGACGAGCTGCCGCCCGAGATCGCCGCGGTGTTCGCCGCCCGCGCCGTCGCGCTGCGCAAGAGAGCCACCGAGGAGGCCGGCGAGCTGCGCGCCACCCTGGAGAAGCTGGGTTACTCGGTCCGCGACGAGGGCGACAGGCAACACTGGCGCCGGCTGGTGCAGCAGTGA
- a CDS encoding helix-turn-helix domain-containing protein, producing MLEPLRDVRSYRLPAEVVDPLRRGLPEVAVQTIAAITMEVPAYAEPFAGELGHKIERAVQAALGTFLNLVSRPGTDPGTPLAAALEAAYALGRGEARSGRSLDALLAAYRVGARVAWRELAAISVGTGQPAGTIADFAELVFAYIDELSAASVAGHADELATSGRIRLRHLQQLAQALVAGEPAHVLQAAAERADWTPPQTLTAVLLPERAARGLIDLLDPRTLPLAGALPDLPGMAVLLVPDPQGASRAHLTRLLTGHNAVIGPARPWLLAQGSVDRAIRVHRLHTPAGGAVVDTEDHLTELVVSADPEALADLRERALAPLAGERGTAAAKLVETLRSWLVHQGRREDVAAELFVHPQTVRYRMARLRELYGEKLKDPGWVLALTIALAVPVTGD from the coding sequence GTGCTCGAACCGCTGCGTGACGTACGGTCCTACCGTTTACCCGCCGAGGTCGTCGATCCGCTGCGCCGGGGGCTGCCCGAGGTCGCCGTGCAGACCATCGCCGCGATCACGATGGAGGTGCCGGCGTACGCGGAGCCGTTCGCCGGGGAGCTCGGGCACAAGATCGAGCGGGCGGTGCAGGCGGCGCTCGGGACGTTCCTCAATCTGGTGTCCCGGCCCGGCACCGACCCGGGCACTCCGCTGGCGGCCGCGCTGGAGGCGGCGTACGCGCTGGGGCGCGGTGAGGCACGCTCCGGCCGCAGCCTGGACGCGCTGCTCGCGGCGTACCGGGTGGGCGCCCGGGTGGCCTGGCGGGAGCTGGCCGCGATCAGCGTGGGCACCGGGCAGCCGGCCGGGACCATCGCGGACTTCGCCGAGCTGGTGTTCGCCTACATCGACGAGCTGTCCGCGGCGAGCGTCGCCGGGCACGCCGACGAGCTGGCCACCTCCGGGCGCATCCGGCTGCGCCACCTGCAGCAGCTCGCCCAGGCCCTGGTCGCCGGGGAGCCGGCGCACGTGCTGCAGGCGGCCGCCGAGCGCGCCGACTGGACCCCGCCGCAGACGCTCACCGCGGTCCTGCTCCCGGAGCGGGCGGCGCGCGGGCTGATCGATCTGCTCGACCCGCGTACGCTGCCGCTCGCCGGGGCGCTGCCCGACCTGCCGGGCATGGCGGTGCTGCTGGTGCCGGACCCGCAGGGCGCCTCCCGGGCGCACCTGACCCGGCTGCTGACCGGGCACAACGCGGTGATCGGCCCGGCCCGGCCGTGGCTGCTGGCGCAGGGCTCGGTGGATCGGGCGATCCGGGTGCACCGGCTGCACACCCCGGCCGGCGGCGCGGTCGTGGACACCGAGGACCACCTGACCGAGCTGGTCGTCTCGGCCGATCCGGAGGCGCTGGCCGACCTGCGCGAGCGGGCGCTCGCCCCGCTGGCCGGCGAGCGCGGGACGGCGGCGGCCAAGCTGGTCGAGACGCTGCGCAGCTGGCTGGTGCACCAGGGGCGGCGCGAGGACGTGGCGGCGGAGCTGTTCGTGCACCCGCAGACGGTCCGCTACCGGATGGCCCGGCTGCGCGAGCTGTACGGCGAGAAGCTCAAGGACCCGGGCTGGGTGCTCGCCCTGACCATCGCGCTCGCCGTCCCGGTCACCGGGGACTGA